GGTTGCCGGCCAGCGAGCCGGGGCTTGTCACTGGCACTCATGACCTACGTGGGAACTATAACCGACGCCCCGCGGTGCCCCGCAAGTCCGAAACGTGATCAACCCGGTATCGGGGCCGGAGCGGGCGCTCCCGGGAGCGCCCGGCGGATTGAAAGCGAAGCGTGATGAGAGAGCAGGAACTCGGAGCGTCCCCCGGTCGTCCTGGCAGTCAGCCGAAGAAGCGTTCGGGCAGTTGGCCGACGGTGTGTCCAAGCGCCGACCGACGAAGGAGAAAGCAATGGACTGGGTGACCAACCCGGAGATATGGATAGGGTTCTTCACCCTCGTCGCCCTGGAGATCGTCCTGGGAATCGACAACATCATCTTCATCTCGATCCTGGTGGGCAAGCTCCCGCCCGCGCAGCGCGACAGGGCCCGCAAGCTGGGCCTCGCCGTCGCCCTGATCAGCCGCCTCCTCCTGCTGCTGGCGCTGTCGTGGGTGGTGAGGCTCACGGAGCCGATGTTCGAGGTCTTCGGGCAGGGGATATCGGGGCGCGACCTGATCCTGATACTCGGCGGCCTGTTCCTGCTGGGCAAGAGCGTCCACGAGATGCACGGCAGCCTGGAGGGGGAGTCCCACCACTCCGAGGGCAAGGTCGCCTCGTCCTTCACCTCGGTGATCATCCAGATCATGATCCTCGACGTCGTCTTCTCGCTCGACTCGGTGATCACCGCGGTCGGCATGGTCGACGAGCTGGGCGTCATGATCGCGGCCGTCATCGTCTCGGTCATCGTGATGCTGGTCGCCTCCGGGCCGATCAGCCGCTTCGTGGACCGGCACCCGAGCATCAAGATGCTCGCCCTGTCCTTCCTGGTGCTGGTCGGCGTCGTGCTCATCGCCGAGGGATTCGAGCAGCACATCTCCAAGGGCTACATCTACTTCGCGATGGCGTTCTCGCTGCTGGTGGAGCTGCTGAACATCCGGGTGCGGGGCAAGGCGGGCAGGCGGAAGCCGGTCGAGCTGCGTTCCCGCTACGAGACCGGGGACAAGGCCGGTTCCGAGAGCCCGGAGACCCCGGAGCCCCCGGTGGGCCGGGGAGCTTCGGCGACCCAGGCGGACGAACCAGCTGAAAGGGGAAATCCGGACAAGCGGGCCGACTCCTAGGCCGGGATTACGATGCTTAAGTGCGCTTTGATCCTTGGAATCCGGAATTCGTCGCCCACCCCTATGACGTCTACGACGAGCTGAGGCGGGAGCGGCCGGTCAGCTTCTTCGAGCCGACCGGCCAGTGGCTGGTGGCCAGGCACGCCGACGTCAACGCGCTGCTGCGGGACCGCAGGCTCGGCCGTTCCTACCTGCACGTGGCCTCGCACCGGGAGTTCGGCAGGCCGGACGACCCCGAGTTCCAGGACCCGTTCTGGCGGGTGATCAGGGCGGGGATGCTCGACGTCGAGCCGCCGGTGCACACCAGGCTCCGGCGGCTGGTCTCGAAGGCGTTCACCCCCCGCATGGTCCAGGCGCTCCGTCCCAAGGTCGCCCGCATGGCCGAGGAACTGGTGGACGTCTTCGTCGAGCGCGGCGGAGGAGACCTGATCGCCGAGGTCGCCGAGCCGCTCCCGGTCACCGTGATCGCCGAGATGCTCGGCGTGCCCGAGGCCGACCGGCACCTGCTGCGGCCCTGGTCGGCCGACATCTGCGGCATGTACGAGCTCCAGCCGTCGGTCGAGGCCCAGCGCACGGCCGTGCGGGCGGCCGAGGAGTTCTCCGCCTACCTCGTCGAGCTGGCCCGCGCCCGCAGGGCCGACCCCGGTGACGACCTGATCAGCGCGCTCGCCCTGGTGGCAGACGAGGGTGACACGCTCACCGAGGAGGAGCTGGTCGGCACCTGCGTGCTGCTGCTCAACGCCGGGCACGAGGCCACCGTCAACGTCACCGGGAACGGCTGGTGGTCGCTGTTCCGCAACCCGGCCGAGCTGGACCGGCTCCGCGCCGACCACACCCTGCTGCCCACGGCGGTCGAGGAGCTGATGCGCTGGGACACCCCGCTGCAGATGTTCGAGCGCTGGGTGCTGGAGGACATCTCGGTGGGCGGGATCGACATCCCGCGCGGCACCGAGGTGGCGCTGCTGTTCGGCTCGGCCAACCGCGACCCCGAG
This region of Streptosporangium sp. NBC_01495 genomic DNA includes:
- a CDS encoding TerC family protein; translation: MDWVTNPEIWIGFFTLVALEIVLGIDNIIFISILVGKLPPAQRDRARKLGLAVALISRLLLLLALSWVVRLTEPMFEVFGQGISGRDLILILGGLFLLGKSVHEMHGSLEGESHHSEGKVASSFTSVIIQIMILDVVFSLDSVITAVGMVDELGVMIAAVIVSVIVMLVASGPISRFVDRHPSIKMLALSFLVLVGVVLIAEGFEQHISKGYIYFAMAFSLLVELLNIRVRGKAGRRKPVELRSRYETGDKAGSESPETPEPPVGRGASATQADEPAERGNPDKRADS
- a CDS encoding cytochrome P450; protein product: MRFDPWNPEFVAHPYDVYDELRRERPVSFFEPTGQWLVARHADVNALLRDRRLGRSYLHVASHREFGRPDDPEFQDPFWRVIRAGMLDVEPPVHTRLRRLVSKAFTPRMVQALRPKVARMAEELVDVFVERGGGDLIAEVAEPLPVTVIAEMLGVPEADRHLLRPWSADICGMYELQPSVEAQRTAVRAAEEFSAYLVELARARRADPGDDLISALALVADEGDTLTEEELVGTCVLLLNAGHEATVNVTGNGWWSLFRNPAELDRLRADHTLLPTAVEELMRWDTPLQMFERWVLEDISVGGIDIPRGTEVALLFGSANRDPEVFADPARLDVGRVDNPHISFGAGIHFCLGAPLARVELIESFGALLRKAPKMELVAEPSWGPGYVIRGLESLQIRV